A region of Nitrospinota bacterium DNA encodes the following proteins:
- a CDS encoding thioredoxin domain-containing protein, which translates to MVEHPYTNSLIKEKSPYLLQHAHNPVNWHPWGDEPFKIAKEKKIPVLVSIGYATCHWCHVMERESFEDPVLAKVLNENFVSIKVDREERPDVDSIYMQAVQALGQQGGWPLNVFLTPDGIPFYGGTYFPPERRYNLPSFLDVLQFLINTWNNEQDKVEKQSKALVDYIREASTREPGSAKAEDLSFSGEDKTAELFEKHYDRLNHGFQFQQQNKFPPSMGLSLLLRHYHRTGHNNSLTMTENTLKAMKFGGIYDQIGGGLSRYSTDYKWLVPHFEKMLYDNALFTTALIETYQVTGKIEFADFANDLLQYIDRDMTSEEGGFFSAEDADSEGVEGKFYVWDQEEVEKILGRKTASVAIPYYNITPEGNFEGKNILSVTRGPEAIAKEIGMQETAVMAELETARDKLLEVRSQRIRPLLDDKILTSWNALMISAMAKTGRVLDDDERIQKSVRAMEFILTRLQSPDGKLLRRFRDGEARFDGYLCDYAATATACLDLYEATYEPRYIQTAHTLMLRVKDKFYNESGIFHETASDGEELLIRQVSGYDGVEPSGNSNAVLTLLRLSAYMADPSLSLKAEKLFLNFNDELMEYGLNSAFMLQALHLYLGGLKEVAVVGKRNDPTTRELLKTMRKGFYPNAVFAFAYEDQIENTPIPLLKGRKMVNGKGTAYVCQQGTCLKPVQSAEDLVKLLSYD; encoded by the coding sequence ATGGTTGAACACCCCTATACAAATTCACTCATCAAAGAAAAAAGCCCTTATCTTCTTCAACACGCTCACAATCCGGTGAACTGGCACCCATGGGGAGATGAACCTTTCAAAATAGCCAAAGAAAAGAAGATTCCTGTTTTAGTAAGTATTGGCTATGCAACCTGTCACTGGTGCCATGTGATGGAGCGTGAATCGTTTGAAGACCCGGTTCTGGCTAAAGTGCTTAATGAAAACTTTGTCAGCATAAAGGTTGACCGGGAGGAAAGGCCGGATGTAGACAGCATTTATATGCAAGCGGTTCAGGCGTTGGGCCAACAGGGTGGCTGGCCCCTCAATGTATTTCTGACGCCAGATGGAATTCCTTTTTACGGTGGCACTTATTTCCCTCCTGAACGACGCTACAATTTGCCCTCTTTTCTGGATGTTTTGCAATTCCTGATCAATACCTGGAACAATGAACAGGATAAAGTTGAAAAACAGTCCAAGGCATTGGTGGACTATATCCGCGAGGCTTCTACTCGCGAACCAGGTTCCGCAAAGGCGGAAGACTTGAGTTTTTCCGGAGAAGATAAAACCGCTGAGTTATTTGAGAAACATTACGATCGACTCAACCACGGGTTTCAGTTTCAACAACAAAACAAATTTCCACCCTCAATGGGACTGTCTCTCCTGCTCCGGCACTATCACCGAACGGGACATAACAACAGTCTGACTATGACGGAAAACACTCTCAAAGCCATGAAGTTTGGCGGAATTTATGACCAGATCGGTGGCGGGCTTTCACGATACAGCACAGATTACAAATGGCTGGTGCCGCATTTCGAAAAAATGCTTTATGACAATGCATTGTTCACCACAGCCCTGATAGAAACCTATCAAGTAACCGGCAAAATAGAGTTCGCCGATTTTGCCAACGATTTGCTGCAATACATCGACCGGGACATGACTTCTGAGGAAGGTGGTTTCTTCAGTGCCGAAGACGCTGACAGCGAAGGTGTTGAAGGTAAATTTTATGTATGGGATCAGGAGGAGGTCGAAAAGATTCTCGGAAGGAAAACCGCAAGCGTCGCCATCCCTTATTACAACATCACTCCTGAAGGAAATTTCGAAGGAAAAAACATTTTAAGTGTCACACGGGGACCCGAAGCGATAGCAAAAGAAATAGGCATGCAGGAAACCGCTGTCATGGCTGAACTGGAAACTGCCCGGGACAAACTGCTGGAGGTTCGCAGCCAGCGTATTCGCCCTCTGCTGGACGACAAAATCCTGACTTCCTGGAATGCACTGATGATCAGCGCCATGGCAAAAACAGGAAGGGTGCTCGATGATGATGAGCGGATACAAAAATCTGTCCGTGCCATGGAGTTCATTCTCACCCGTTTACAATCACCGGATGGGAAACTCCTCAGGCGTTTTCGTGATGGAGAAGCCCGCTTCGATGGCTACCTGTGCGACTACGCCGCGACCGCCACCGCCTGTCTCGATTTGTACGAAGCCACTTATGAGCCGCGTTATATTCAAACGGCTCACACGTTGATGCTGCGTGTCAAAGATAAGTTCTACAATGAAAGCGGTATTTTCCATGAGACCGCCAGCGACGGGGAGGAACTATTGATACGGCAAGTCAGTGGATATGATGGTGTGGAACCCTCTGGCAACAGTAATGCGGTTCTAACCCTGCTCCGGCTTTCCGCTTATATGGCAGACCCCTCTCTATCCTTAAAAGCTGAGAAACTATTCTTGAATTTTAATGATGAACTCATGGAATATGGCCTCAATTCAGCATTCATGCTTCAAGCCCTGCATTTGTATCTGGGCGGACTGAAAGAGGTTGCGGTGGTGGGAAAGAGGAATGACCCGACAACCCGGGAACTGCTGAAAACCATGCGTAAAGGGTTTTATCCAAATGCCGTTTTTGCTTTCGCCTACGAGGACCAGATTGAAAATACACCCATTCCCTTACTGAAAGGGCGAAAAATGGTAAATGGGAAAGGAACCGCCTACGTCTGCCAGCAGGGAACCTGCCTGAAACCAGTACAATCTGCAGAAGATTTGGTGAAACTATTGAGTTATGACTGA
- the bioB gene encoding biotin synthase BioB, whose translation MRTELIDNMVNTALKGESISYDQALQLESLTHEELDYLFIGTSRIREQFKGQDVKICSIVNAKSGRCVEDCSFCSQSSSFQTDSPEYELMDVEEIVAAAKEAEAFGSNEFSIVTSGTSLDDRKELDRVIEAIKRIKAETNLETCCSLGLMPMEQLKELKEAGLDRCHHNLETAKSHFDKIVSTHTYDDEVNAVKNAKDAGLQVCVGGIFGMGESFTQRAELAFSIKELGTQSFPINFLKPVAGTALDHLEPMEHYEALRTISLLRLVLPDIDLFVCGGREEVLTDQQEKLFSAGANGILGGNYLTTKGQDPKRDIEMIEGLGLRPVYTSA comes from the coding sequence ATGCGCACAGAGTTAATAGATAATATGGTCAACACCGCCTTAAAAGGCGAATCGATTTCTTACGATCAAGCTTTGCAACTTGAATCACTAACCCACGAAGAGCTGGACTATCTCTTTATCGGGACCAGCCGCATTCGCGAACAGTTTAAGGGGCAGGATGTTAAAATTTGTTCCATCGTCAATGCAAAATCAGGACGATGTGTGGAAGACTGTTCCTTCTGCTCCCAATCAAGTTCATTCCAGACAGATTCCCCCGAATACGAACTGATGGATGTCGAGGAGATCGTTGCCGCCGCAAAGGAAGCAGAAGCTTTCGGGTCTAACGAGTTTTCAATCGTCACTTCTGGAACTTCCCTCGATGACCGGAAAGAACTGGACCGGGTGATTGAAGCCATTAAACGTATTAAGGCTGAAACCAATCTTGAAACATGCTGTTCCCTGGGACTGATGCCCATGGAACAATTAAAGGAACTGAAAGAAGCCGGGCTGGACCGGTGCCACCATAACCTGGAAACCGCTAAGAGTCACTTCGATAAAATCGTTTCAACCCACACCTACGATGATGAGGTCAATGCGGTAAAAAACGCCAAAGACGCAGGATTACAGGTGTGTGTTGGTGGCATCTTCGGAATGGGAGAGTCGTTCACGCAAAGGGCAGAGCTTGCTTTTTCCATTAAAGAACTGGGCACACAATCTTTTCCCATTAATTTCCTGAAACCGGTTGCAGGAACTGCCCTTGATCATTTGGAACCTATGGAACATTATGAAGCACTCAGGACCATTTCCCTGTTACGGCTGGTTTTACCGGATATCGACCTTTTCGTTTGCGGGGGACGGGAAGAAGTGCTGACCGACCAGCAGGAAAAATTGTTTTCGGCCGGAGCTAACGGAATTCTGGGTGGCAACTATCTCACAACAAAAGGCCAGGATCCTAAAAGAGATATAGAGATGATTGAAGGCCTGGGTCTTCGTCCGGTCTACACATCTGCTTAG
- a CDS encoding thiol reductase thioredoxin, whose amino-acid sequence PTLLFIKGGQVVQQVVGVKSKAEIKKVIEENLLG is encoded by the coding sequence ACCGACATTGCTTTTTATCAAAGGCGGGCAGGTGGTTCAGCAGGTTGTCGGCGTTAAATCGAAAGCGGAAATCAAGAAGGTTATTGAAGAAAATCTGCTTGGATAA
- the trxA gene encoding thioredoxin, protein MSAKVVTVSDAEFDQTVLKSEKPVMLDFWAEWCQPCKMLSPTIEELAGDFEDQILVGKLNVDDNPNTATTYGIRGIPTLLFIKGGQVVQQVVGVKSKAEIKKVIEENLLG, encoded by the coding sequence ATGTCTGCAAAAGTGGTCACGGTCTCCGATGCCGAATTTGATCAAACGGTTTTAAAGTCAGAAAAACCGGTCATGCTGGATTTCTGGGCCGAGTGGTGCCAACCCTGCAAAATGCTCAGCCCTACAATTGAAGAACTTGCCGGAGACTTTGAAGATCAAATTCTGGTAGGAAAGCTGAATGTGGACGACAACCCTAATACCGCAACCACCTATGGTATACGAGGTATACCGACATTGCTTTTTATCAAAGGCGGGCAGGTGGTTCAGCAGGTTGTCGGCGTTAAATCGAAAGCGGAAATCAAGAAGGTTATTGAAGAAAATCTGCTTGGATAA
- a CDS encoding gamma-glutamylcyclotransferase, protein MADVVHFFAYNELINEDFFKEQGLEYISKSSVTLSAWRLVFNKIPVDNRGIEGLGLANIEPTNDNAGMMHGELYAMDEKFVPKLDEIFGHPNEYQRKVMRFNRHDFTMINGLTYVAKPDKIASGLKPDKATMKLFKKAKKLFPMLYFSRMMNTPTCD, encoded by the coding sequence ATGGCTGATGTCGTCCATTTTTTTGCTTACAACGAATTGATTAACGAAGATTTTTTCAAGGAACAGGGTTTGGAATATATATCCAAATCTTCTGTGACCCTCTCGGCCTGGCGGCTGGTGTTTAATAAAATTCCTGTTGATAACAGAGGCATAGAAGGGTTGGGCCTGGCCAACATCGAACCCACCAACGATAACGCCGGAATGATGCATGGAGAGCTTTACGCAATGGATGAAAAGTTTGTTCCCAAGCTGGATGAAATTTTTGGGCACCCCAACGAGTATCAACGCAAAGTGATGCGGTTCAACCGGCACGATTTTACAATGATCAATGGACTGACCTATGTCGCCAAACCTGATAAAATAGCTAGTGGGTTAAAGCCGGACAAAGCCACTATGAAACTTTTCAAAAAGGCCAAAAAACTTTTCCCCAT